Proteins encoded in a region of the Methanobrevibacter sp. genome:
- a CDS encoding DUF4012 domain-containing protein: MKRSKKLIIAILLVIFIGLIAYIAGTLFMSPDLTHESKNILVLASDKYEQSNGGVDMAFMIHLENGSLANYTPIYPGGMTHPTQPAPGNLQGRMLLHDCLWNGLDSGMQNAKEIVEANTGMHADAVVVVYDEGIDNIIDSIRPLKVNGVETNLSATDIIRQNDAYAGYAGNENVPGTLSRADAVMVLTKALANAAKDPVKKSTMVDAALKEYSKGNIIMQPQGSFTKLLATKGFENLS, encoded by the coding sequence ATGAAAAGAAGCAAGAAACTAATAATTGCAATCCTTCTTGTAATATTCATAGGATTAATCGCTTATATTGCAGGCACATTATTTATGAGTCCCGATTTAACCCATGAAAGCAAGAACATATTAGTATTAGCATCTGACAAATACGAGCAATCCAATGGTGGAGTGGATATGGCTTTCATGATTCATCTTGAAAATGGTAGCCTGGCTAATTATACTCCAATCTATCCTGGGGGAATGACACATCCAACACAACCCGCTCCGGGCAATCTTCAGGGAAGAATGCTACTTCACGACTGTCTGTGGAACGGATTGGATTCAGGTATGCAAAATGCAAAAGAGATTGTAGAAGCAAATACCGGAATGCATGCAGATGCAGTAGTAGTTGTTTACGATGAAGGTATAGATAACATTATCGATTCCATTAGACCGCTTAAGGTAAATGGCGTTGAAACAAACCTTAGCGCAACTGACATTATTCGTCAAAATGATGCTTATGCAGGATATGCCGGAAATGAAAATGTTCCGGGAACACTGTCCAGAGCAGATGCAGTAATGGTATTAACTAAAGCTCTTGCAAATGCTGCTAAAGATCCTGTTAAAAAAAGTACAATGGTGGACGCTGCATTGAAAGAATATTCCAAAGGAAATATCATCATGCAACCGCAAGGATCATTTACAAAATTGCTTGCTACAAAAGGATTCGAAAACCTATCTTAA
- a CDS encoding helix-turn-helix transcriptional regulator: MENNNLENKEGICEVFDSHEDVVNRIKERIPDENEFNDLSEFFKIFGNPTRLKIISLLSIEDLCVCDICETLDLNQTTVSNQLRILRANNIVKYQKEGKMARYSLTDLHIEMIYKVGLEHILE, translated from the coding sequence ATGGAAAATAATAATCTTGAAAATAAAGAAGGCATATGTGAAGTATTCGATTCTCACGAAGATGTTGTAAATCGTATAAAAGAACGCATCCCCGATGAAAATGAATTTAACGACCTGTCAGAATTCTTTAAAATATTTGGAAATCCAACAAGATTAAAAATTATTTCCCTGCTTAGTATTGAGGATTTATGTGTTTGCGATATTTGTGAAACTCTTGATTTAAACCAAACTACTGTTTCAAATCAATTAAGAATTTTGCGTGCAAATAATATTGTCAAATACCAAAAAGAAGGAAAAATGGCGAGATATTCTCTTACAGACCTTCATATTGAAATGATTTACAAAGTAGGTTTGGAACATATATTAGAATAA
- a CDS encoding ABC transporter permease, translating into MAFLGIFAFCGICSEYYGLEQTSSDFYNETNLADGWIHKTSFNKSDFEKINDIAYQSERQAVVQSIGGFDNNPDITLHFLENNDISKFYVSQGKDIDIDDESGVWLDKRFADAKELKVGDNISFEFDGKTIEKEIKGIGYSPEYVYESSPTSITPNFEDLGFAYLSYKAYPSDIKYDTVLVKYNQSDAVFKEKLDDSVSYLSFTKQKDHVSVSQFGEEMAQHKMMGDIFPILFIIITFLTLLTTMTRIVSYQRTQIGILKAVGFKDSVIILHFISYGFFPVLTGSILGMIAGPIIIPQMFYPTMSSRYTLPEWNPGFDMSFIYVVVLLVLSSVLVTYLTCRSISKENPANTLRPKPPKLSSTNLIEKTKFWKHLSFNIRWNWRDAKRNRFRALMAIIGVMGCVALLIAAFGMNDSMNDLRTWEYEDINHFESKLVISNNASAGELYYIANETNGSFIMQMPIEIKSEDMEDRALVLVSNNTDLISYTDSNRNPIEIKEGDVSISVKLAEEFNLSIGDKIKWHIVGSDVWVKSEIGQIHAEPISQGLIMSPDTIEDEGLNFTPTSIVTSEKFGENFDSIKSVTRLDSLKENWNEMTASVMMMVYVVTIVAALLAILVLYNLEILSFTEMEREIATLKVLGFKTNFLRKLLLTQNILFTAIGFILGIPLGFYFMTLMMDAAGDSLYYVPSLTWGNIILSAAITFSISIIVNLMFSDKIRSLNMVEALKDVE; encoded by the coding sequence ATGGCTTTTTTAGGTATTTTTGCTTTTTGCGGAATCTGCAGTGAGTATTATGGGCTTGAACAAACAAGTTCAGATTTTTACAATGAAACTAATCTCGCTGATGGTTGGATTCATAAAACTAGTTTTAATAAATCGGATTTTGAAAAAATAAATGACATTGCATATCAATCTGAAAGGCAGGCGGTAGTCCAGTCGATTGGTGGATTTGACAATAATCCTGATATCACGCTGCATTTTCTGGAAAATAATGATATTTCCAAGTTTTATGTTAGTCAGGGAAAAGACATAGACATTGATGACGAGTCAGGAGTGTGGTTAGACAAGCGTTTTGCCGATGCAAAGGAGTTAAAAGTAGGGGACAACATATCCTTTGAATTTGACGGCAAAACCATTGAAAAGGAGATTAAGGGAATCGGTTATTCTCCCGAATATGTTTATGAATCATCACCTACATCAATCACCCCTAATTTTGAAGATTTGGGATTTGCATATTTATCATATAAAGCGTATCCTTCAGATATAAAATATGATACGGTCCTTGTCAAATATAACCAGTCAGACGCGGTTTTTAAAGAAAAACTTGACGATTCTGTTAGCTATTTGTCATTTACTAAACAGAAAGACCATGTCAGCGTATCTCAATTTGGTGAAGAGATGGCGCAGCATAAGATGATGGGGGATATTTTCCCTATTCTTTTTATTATAATTACATTTTTAACACTTTTAACAACAATGACTAGGATTGTAAGTTATCAGAGAACTCAAATCGGAATTTTAAAAGCTGTGGGTTTTAAAGATAGTGTCATAATATTGCATTTTATTTCTTATGGATTTTTCCCTGTGTTAACGGGATCCATTTTAGGAATGATTGCCGGGCCGATTATTATTCCTCAGATGTTTTATCCAACAATGAGCAGCCGCTACACATTGCCGGAATGGAATCCTGGTTTTGATATGAGTTTTATATATGTTGTTGTATTGTTGGTATTGTCTTCTGTATTGGTTACTTATCTGACCTGCAGGAGCATTTCAAAAGAAAATCCTGCAAATACTCTAAGGCCGAAACCTCCTAAATTGTCTTCAACTAATTTAATTGAAAAAACTAAATTCTGGAAACATTTAAGTTTCAATATTCGTTGGAATTGGCGTGATGCAAAAAGAAACAGGTTCCGTGCTTTAATGGCAATTATTGGCGTTATGGGTTGTGTTGCACTGTTAATTGCAGCATTTGGTATGAACGACAGTATGAATGATTTAAGAACATGGGAATATGAGGACATCAATCATTTTGAGTCAAAATTAGTCATTTCCAATAATGCTTCCGCAGGCGAATTGTATTATATTGCCAATGAAACCAATGGCAGTTTTATAATGCAGATGCCTATTGAGATTAAATCTGAGGATATGGAAGATAGGGCATTGGTTTTAGTTTCAAACAACACGGATTTGATATCATACACAGACAGCAATAGAAATCCGATTGAAATTAAGGAAGGGGATGTTTCAATTTCTGTTAAACTAGCCGAAGAGTTTAACTTAAGCATCGGCGATAAAATCAAATGGCATATTGTTGGAAGTGACGTTTGGGTTAAATCTGAAATTGGTCAGATTCATGCAGAACCGATTTCTCAAGGGCTGATAATGTCTCCGGACACAATTGAAGATGAAGGTCTAAATTTCACACCGACCAGCATTGTTACTTCTGAGAAATTTGGTGAAAACTTCGATTCGATTAAATCGGTTACCAGATTGGATTCTTTAAAGGAAAATTGGAATGAAATGACTGCTTCTGTGATGATGATGGTTTATGTTGTAACAATTGTTGCAGCTTTATTGGCCATTTTAGTTCTTTATAATTTGGAAATCCTCTCATTTACAGAAATGGAAAGGGAAATTGCAACCTTGAAGGTTTTGGGTTTTAAAACCAATTTTTTAAGAAAACTGCTATTGACTCAAAACATACTTTTTACAGCTATAGGGTTTATTTTAGGAATTCCTCTCGGTTTTTATTTCATGACGCTGATGATGGATGCTGCAGGAGATTCATTGTATTATGTTCCGTCATTGACCTGGGGAAACATTATTTTATCAGCCGCAATAACATTTTCAATATCCATTATTGTTAATTTAATGTTTTCAGATAAAATTAGAAGTTTAAATATGGTTGAAGCTTTAAAAGATGTTGAATAA